From Arcobacter lacus, one genomic window encodes:
- a CDS encoding DUF475 domain-containing protein translates to MIQKPIISYFYGFFAVWFIATILLFLYGGFFAVYQGTILSVLELSLSFDNAVVNATILATMALVWRKRFLIWGMIIAVFGVRFVFPILIVYFSTPMGFIDSFNLAVTNPDEYERIIESSHHVIMSFGGMFLLMLFLKFIFDENKDLHWIKSIENFATKISKIGDVKILFILFLMLGITYIAPNQVVMGDNMVNVNKIEILAPMIIGVIAFYMIEFLKGFIEHRNEEESDSKITQVSGGFISFMYLELIDMSFSLDGVLGAFAITQNIVIIMLGLGIGAMAVRSLTIYMVERDVVSKYIYLEHGAMWSIGLLSLSMLVQIFHHLPPMLVTTFAIVPITLAFIHSIYKNKEFILDSKENEQ, encoded by the coding sequence TTGATACAAAAACCAATTATTTCATATTTTTACGGTTTTTTTGCCGTTTGGTTTATAGCTACTATATTACTTTTTCTTTATGGTGGTTTTTTTGCTGTTTATCAAGGAACAATTCTTTCTGTTCTTGAATTATCTTTATCTTTTGATAATGCAGTTGTTAATGCAACTATTTTAGCAACAATGGCTCTTGTTTGGAGAAAAAGATTTTTAATTTGGGGTATGATTATTGCTGTATTTGGAGTAAGATTCGTATTTCCAATATTGATTGTATATTTTTCTACACCTATGGGATTTATAGATTCATTTAATCTTGCTGTTACAAATCCAGATGAATATGAAAGAATTATAGAGAGTTCTCACCACGTTATTATGTCTTTTGGTGGAATGTTTTTATTGATGTTATTTTTAAAATTTATTTTTGATGAGAATAAAGATTTACACTGGATAAAATCAATTGAAAATTTTGCTACAAAAATATCTAAAATAGGTGATGTAAAGATTTTATTTATTTTATTTTTAATGTTAGGAATTACATATATAGCACCAAATCAAGTTGTGATGGGCGATAATATGGTTAATGTAAATAAAATAGAAATTCTTGCACCTATGATTATTGGTGTGATTGCTTTTTATATGATAGAGTTTTTAAAAGGTTTTATTGAACATAGAAATGAAGAAGAATCAGATTCTAAAATAACTCAAGTAAGTGGTGGTTTTATATCTTTTATGTATCTTGAACTTATCGATATGAGTTTCTCTTTAGATGGAGTTTTAGGAGCATTTGCAATTACTCAAAATATAGTGATTATTATGTTAGGACTTGGTATTGGAGCTATGGCTGTTAGGTCTTTAACAATTTATATGGTTGAAAGAGATGTTGTATCAAAATATATCTATTTAGAACATGGTGCAATGTGGTCAATTGGACTTTTATCTTTATCAATGTTAGTTCAAATATTTCACCACTTACCACCAATGCTTGTAACAACTTTTGCTATTGTTCCAATAACTTTAGCATTTATTCATTCTATTTATAAAAATAAAGAGTTTATTTTAGATTCAAAAGAAAATGAGCAATAA